GATCAGGAGACCTGCCACTCCCAGTAGTTCCAGAACATCGTCGGGGACACCGTGGTGGAGCTGGCGCCCTGGACGCGGTCGCGGTAGATCAGCAGCTCGGGGTGCTGGAAGATCGGGATGCCGAACCCGTCCTCGAGCAGCGTCCGCTCGACCTCGATGATGCCCTCCTGCTGCGCCTGCTCGTCGGTCTCCGCGAGAAGATCGTCGAGCATCGAGTCGAGCTCCTCGTTGCTGTAGCCGCCGTAGTTGTTCTGCGCGCCGGTCCGCCAGTTCGCATCGGCGTTCGACACACCGGTGGTCGTCGACTGCCAGCCGAACAGCGAGGCGTCGTAGGTGCCGTCACCGAGCCGGGTGCCCCAGTTGTCGTCGCCGTCCTCGATCACCGTGAAGCCGGCCTCCTCGGCCGATTCCTTGATGAGCTGGAACTGCTGGGCACGACGCTGGTTGGACGCGCCGTAGAGGAAGCGCACCTCGGGCGACTCGACCCCGGCCTCCTCGAGGAGCTGACGCGCGCCCTCGACGTCGGTCTCGGCGTACATGTCGCTGCCGTTCTCCGCGACGATCGCGTCGTACATCGGCGAGCCGGGCACCTGGTAGAGCGAGTCGCGGACCACGGCCTCCTCGTTGAGGGGCTTGATGATCGTCTCGACGATCTGGTCGCGCGGGATCGTCATGAGGAACGCCTGGCGGACCTTCTTGGCCTTCTCCTCGTCGCCGCCGTAGCTCTCCGGGTCGAAGGGTCCGTTGTTGTCGTAGGTGAGGTCGACGTGCTCGTAGGTCGCACCGTCGCCGGTGTCGACGTTCACCCCGTCGATGCCCTCCGCGGCCTGGAGGACGTCGGCGGTCGCCTGCGGCTGGGTGATGTCGACCTCGCCGTTCTCGACCGCCTGGACCATAGCCATCGGGTCCTCGTTGTAGCGGTAGGTGATCGTCTGCACGCTCGGCTCGACCGGGCCGGAGTAGTTCTCGTCGAGCTCGAGGGTGAGGTACTGCCCCTCCTCGAACGCGGTCATCTGGTACGGCCCGTTGTGGACGAGGAGATCCGGATCATCGGGCAGCGAGGTGAAGTCGAACCCGGTGTTCCACGTGTTCGAGATCGACGACAGCTGACCGGCGTCCTCGTTCTCGACCGCATCG
This Brevibacterium ihuae DNA region includes the following protein-coding sequences:
- a CDS encoding ABC transporter family substrate-binding protein translates to MKRRLLTTGAGLAAAALVLSACTPPGSGGDGGNGGGDGGGEGGGDSVINVGWNEPFRSVNTMTANGNAVANSIVTYLMNDNFKYYDDSLELQDGNLGSVEQVSEDPLQVKYTFADSATWSDGTPVDAADLVLAWAAQSGNFNTVESNNDDEGNVKENPEGTVYFDSSSIGPGLIKDFPEISEDGKEVTFTYSEPFADWETSLGLGSDGIGVPAHIVAKKALGTEDPAEAKQQILDAVENEDAGQLSSISNTWNTGFDFTSLPDDPDLLVHNGPYQMTAFEEGQYLTLELDENYSGPVEPSVQTITYRYNEDPMAMVQAVENGEVDITQPQATADVLQAAEGIDGVNVDTGDGATYEHVDLTYDNNGPFDPESYGGDEEKAKKVRQAFLMTIPRDQIVETIIKPLNEEAVVRDSLYQVPGSPMYDAIVAENGSDMYAETDVEGARQLLEEAGVESPEVRFLYGASNQRRAQQFQLIKESAEEAGFTVIEDGDDNWGTRLGDGTYDASLFGWQSTTTGVSNADANWRTGAQNNYGGYSNEELDSMLDDLLAETDEQAQQEGIIEVERTLLEDGFGIPIFQHPELLIYRDRVQGASSTTVSPTMFWNYWEWQVS